caaatgattcataatcaagagactccaaaagtccatctgcatggagtttcttcatacgtttgacaccaatgtgaccaaggcggcagtgccacaagtatgtgggactatcattatcaaccttacatttcttggcattcacactatgaatatgtgtaacatcacgttcgaggttcattaagaataaaccattgaccagcggggcatgaccataaaacatatctctcatataaatagaacaaccattattctctgatttaaatgagtagccatctcgcatcaaacgagatctagatacaatgttcatgctcaaagctggcactaaataacaattattgtggtttaaaactaatcccgtaggtaaatgtagaggtagtgtgccgacggcgatcacatcgaccttggaaccattcccgacgcgcatcgtcacctcgtccttcgccagtctccgcttattccccagctcctgctttgagttacaaatatgagcaaccacaccggtatcaaatacccaggagctactacgagcgctggttaggtacacatcaataacatatatatcacatataccttttgtattgccggccttcttatccgctaagtacttggggcagttccgcttccagtgaccgtttcccttgtaataaaatcactcagtctcaggcttgggtccattctttgtcttcttcccggcagcttgcttaccgggcgcggcaactcccttgccgtctttcttgaagttcttcttaccttgcctttcttgaacttagtggttttattcaccatcaacacttgatgttcctttttgatctccacctccgctgatttcaacattgaatatacctcaggaatggtcttttccatcccctgcatattgaagttcatcacaaagctcttgtagctaagtgggagtgactgaaggattctgtcaacgaccgcatcatccgggagattaactcccagctgagataagcggttgtgcaacccagacattttgagtatgtgctcgctgacagaactattctccttcatcttacaactgtagaacttgtcagagacttcatatctctcgacccgggcatgagcttggaaaaccattttcagctcttggaacatctcatatgcttcgtgctgctcgaaacgcttttggagccccggttctaagctgtaaagcatgccgcactgaactagggagtaatcatcaacacgtgtttgccaggcgttcataacgtcttggtttgctgggacgggtgcttcacctagcggtgcttcaaggacatatgctttcttggcagctatgaggatgatcctcaagttccggacccagtccgtatagttgctaccatcatctttcagcttggttttctctaggaacgcgttgaagttgaggttgacattagcgtgggccatttgatctacaagacatattgtaaagattttagactaagttcatgataattgagttcatctaatcaaattattaatgaactcccactcagatagacatccctctagtcatctaagtgatacatgatccgagtcaactaggccgtgtccgatcatcacgtgagacggactagtcatcatcggtgaacatcttcatgttgatcgtatctgctatacgactcatgttcgacctttcggtctcttatgttccgaggccatgtctgtacatgctaggctcgtcaagtcaacctaagtgtattgcgtgtgtaaatctggcttacacccattgtatgcgaacgttagaacctatcacacccgatcatcacgtggtgcttcggaacaacgaaccttcgcaacggtgcacagttaggggaaacactttcttgaaattttagcaagggatcatcttatttatgctaccgtcgttctaggcaaataagatataaaacatgataaacatcacatgcaatcaaatagtgacatgatatggccaatatcattttgctccttttgatctccatcttcggggcgccatgttcatcattgtcaccggcatgacaccatgatctccatcatcatgatctccatcatcgtgtcttcatgaagttgtctcgccaactattacttctactactatggctaacggttagcaataaagtaatgtaattacatgacgtttcagttgacacgcaggtcataaataaattaagacaactcctatggctcctgccggttgtcatagtcatcgacatgcaagtcgtgattcctattacaagaacatgatcaatctcatacatcacatatatcattcatcacattcttctggccatatcacatcacatgacacatgctgcaaaaacaagttagacgtcctctaattgttgttgcaaatttttacgtggcggctataggtttctagcaagaacgtttcttacctatgccaaaaccacaacgtgatatgccaatttctatttacccttcataaggacccttttcatcgaatccgatccgactaaagtgggcgagacagacacccgctagccaccttatgcaactagtgcatctcagtcggtggaacctgtctcacgtaagcgtacgtgtaaggtcggtccggaccgcttcatcccacgatgccgccgaatcaagataagactagtaacggcaagtaaattgacaaaatcgacgcccacaacaacttgtgttctactcgtgcatagaaactacgcatagacctagctcatgatgccactgttggggatcgttgcagaaattaaaaaaaatttacgcatcaccgagatcaatctatggagtcatctagcaatgagagagagagagaggagtgcatctacatacccttgtagatcgcgagcagaagtgttcaagagaacggggttgatggagtcgtactcgtcgtgatccaaatcaccgatgatcctagcgccgaacggacggcacctccgcgttcaacacacgtacggagcggagacgtctcctccttcttgatccagcaagggggaaggagaagttgatggaaatctagcagcacgacggcgtggtggtggaagcagcgggattccagcagggcttcaccaagcgctactggaggaggaagaggtgtcacgggagggagagggaggcgccagggcttagggtgcggctgccctccctcccctccactatatataggggctaggggggcacATGCCCCCTTTGAAGANNNNNNNNNNNNNNNNNNNNNNNNNNNNNNNNNNNNNNNNNNNNNNNNNNNNNNNNNNNNNNNNNNNNNNNNNNNNNNNNNNNNNNNNNNNNNNNNNNNNNNNNNNNNNNNNNNNNNNNNNNNNNNNNNNNNNNNNNNNNNNNNNNNNNNNNNNNNNNNNNNNNNNNNNNNNNNNNNNNNNNNNNNNNNNNNNNatgccccctcggggggcaacggccccctagggtttccaaccctaggcgccttgggcccttgggtggggtgcaccagcccaccaggggctggttcccacgccacttcagcccatggggccctccgggataggtggccccaccaggtggacccccgggacccttccggtggtcccggtacaataccggtgacccccgaaactttcccggtggccgaaactggacttcctatatataaatctttacctccggaccattccggaactcctcgtgacgttcgggatctcatccgggactccgaacaacattcggttaaccgcatattaatatctctacaactctagcgtcaccgaaccttaagtgtgtagaccctatgggttcgggaatcatgcagacatgaccgagacacctctctagccaataaccaacagcgggatctggatacccatgttggctcccacacgttccacgatgatctcatcggatgaaccacgatgtcgaggattcaagcaatcccatacacaattccctttgtcaatcggtatgttacttgcccgagattcgatcgtcggtatcccaatacctcgttcaatctcgttaccggcaagtcactttactcgttccgtaatgcatgatcccgtgactaactacttagtcacattgagctcattatgatgatgcattaccgagtgggcccagagatacctctccgtcatatggagtgacaaatcccagtctcgatccgtgccaacccaacaggcactttcggagatacctgtagtgcacctttatagccacccagttacgttgtgacgtttggtacacccaaagcattcctacggtgtccgggagttgcacgatctcatggtctaagaaaatgatacttgacattagaaaagctttagcaaacgaactacacgatctagtgccatgcttaggattgggtcttgtccatcacatcattctcctaatgatgtgatcccgttatcaatgacatccaatgtccatggtcagaaaaccgtaaccatctattgatcaacgagctagtcaactagaggctcactagggacatgttatggtctatgtgttcacacatgtattatggtttccggataacacaattatagcatgaacaatagacaattatcatgaacaaggaaatataataatgaccattttattattgcctctagggcatatttccaacagtgaagGGAGGGGGAATGGCTGAGTCTAGGACGACCAGACGGTGGCCAAGAGGAAGGAGTGCAGCGGCTCCTGCTGCCGGAGTGTGTTGCTGTCGCGTCCGCCGCTTGCGCATATCTGAGTCGCCGCCNNNNNNNNNNNNNNNNNNNNNNNNNNNNNNNNNNNNNNNNNNNNNNNNNNNNNNNNNNNNNNNNNNNNNNNNNNNNNNNNNNNNNNNNNNNNNNNNNNNNNNNNNNNNNNNNNNNNNNNNNNNNNNNNNNNNNNNNNNNNNNNNNNNNNNNNNNNNNNNNNNNNNNNNNNNNNNNNNNNNNNNNNNNNNNNNNNNNNNNNNNNNNNNNNNNNNNNNNNNNNNNNNNNNNNNNNNNNNNNNNNNNNNNNNNNNNNNNNNNNNNNNNNNNNNNNNNNNNNNNNNNNNNNNNNNNNNNNNNNNNNNNNNNNNNNNNNNNNNNNNNNNNNNNNNNNNNNNNNGGCTAGATTTGGCGCCGTCTCACCGCGTTCGATTTCTATCTCCCGCCATCCCCAGTCAATTTCGCCTTGCTCCCTCGTGTGTGAGCTGCATCCCTTTTGCGCCGCACTCAGCCTGGCTCGCTGGGAACTACCGATTTAAGGGTTTCCAGTGAACCAGGCTCTGGACTGTTTTAAGGTTCATGCCGAGCCAACCCACCTCGTATGCAACCAAATGCGTTTTTCTTGACCCAACTCAGCCTGGTTGAGGTGTATGCGGGCTATCAAATACGCCCCAGTATGCCGTGTTCTGCTGTGTCTGTTGGAATTGCCGTCGGCGCGGCGGTGCCGCAATCATGGAGGAAGTACCACATGGCATCGGATCAAGCTGCATTTGTGAGACGCCAGGGACGCGACGAGGTTTGACatggggtgcatgcttaggtcgttCTGCAACGATGGTACCTGGACCTTGGTCTGGCCACCTATCCCTAAAAATATGCCACCACTAAGGGCTAGTTCTGGCTggtcttttttgtttgtttgaccATATGCGTCAAGTAGCAGTGTCAGCAAGGATTTCATTTGTGCGAGCATTAGCCAGAAAGAGTGTCCATCCTCAACTGTTGTTCAACAATTCACccgccaaaaaaaaagaaaactgtCGTTCGACAATCACTGAAGCTTGGGACGGAGCAGAGGAGCTGGTACTATCAGAGACAGAAACTGTCATAAACGAGGCCAATAAGCGATCCAACCCGCCAATCAACACATTAAAGACGAGATTACTGTCTTAATACCAGGAGTAAAGAAATGAAGGGGAACCAGATGGAGCATGCTTAGCTCAATCAGATAATTTTGCAAATCTTCAGAAACGCAGACTGCGAGTCATCAGTTCAAACTGAAAAGCCATCGTCACACAAACAAATGCGAGTAGTACGGGCACATGTATGAATATAATTCACTCAGGAATCCAATAACTTCCTATCATATGAAGATTACCAATAGTCAGATAAGTGTTAGAAGTTTCTTTTATTGATTGGTGTACATGATTTTTCTGCCTTTTCCATGCCAGGGTTGAAACCATAAACCACAGCCAAGTTTATAGCGACCAATTTACAATAAATCAAAATTCACCAAATTGACCTGATACAAACTGGACACCGTCTCTGAACAATTGaagagcatatatatatatatatagaccacTAAAAACATATATGTATCCGACGACCAAAACGAAAATTCTAGGCAGGGCCATGTCCCCTCGGCACCGCTCCTAAAAATGTGCAACGAGTATGAGGCGAACGACCGCCGCTGCCATCCCGGTTCGATCCATCATACAGTGTAGTGGTGGTTGTCGACGGTCTCCATGTCGAGGCCCTTGAGCCTCACCGCAGACTCCACCCTTCCCTTGAGCGTGCTGAGCTCGCGCAGCCTGGCCATCTCCGCCCGGCGCTTGGCCTGCTCGGCTATCTCCGAGAGCTCGCCGTAGTTGCTCCTCTCCTGCGGCGTGCTGTCTGGGTCCGCCGTCGGCAGGCCGTGCAGTGTCCGCTGCGCCGTCGCCCACTGCAGCTCCCGCTTCTCCTTCCCGTAGTCCTTCTTGTTCGTGAAGGCGATCTGTTTGTTTCACCACACATGTTAAGCCGGGGTCACCTAAGAAACGTTGGTGCATGACCTTGAGATCATTACAATCCATGGTGTACCTTGTTCTCGAAGAGGGTGTCCCATGCCTTGCCGCTGAGCGCGTAGCCGATGGCGAACTTGAAGAGGTCCAAGGGGATGAAGGTGATGATGCTGTAGAGCCAGATCACGCCGGCCCAGCCCCAGCCGATGCCTCTGATGTGCGCAAACGGCAAGTTGCAGTACACGGCGATGACGGTGGCGATCTGCAATGGCAACAACAGCAATAGTTGAGTTGCAGTTGCAGATGAAACGAAAACACTCCATTGTTGCAGGGAGGCCGTGGTGGGGTGGGCTTACGATCTGCGCGACGACGAAGGCGAAGCAGAGCCAGAGCCCCGGGCGCTCCTGGAAGCACCAGCGGCGCGACCGGGTGACGAAGATGAGGGCCTGGCTGATGATGCTCACTTGAAGGTAGAGGGCGGACATCATCGCATCCTTGTTGCCCCTTAGGGAATGCACGTGGAACTTCTCCTGCAATTATATAGGAAACAAACAGGAAAATTCAGCATATATTGTCTGTAAAACAGCATGAACCACGCCCATAAATTGTTCAGTTTGGAGGGATTAGACATGGCATGGATTGAAACAACACTCACGCTGAAGAAGTCGGTGCTggtcatggcgaagaagaagaccacggtCGTCACGGCAAGGTAGGCGCCGTAGACGatgccggtgatgaagatctcCGGCAGCTTCCAGCTATCTGGGTGTGGGGATGGCTTCACTCTGTCCTTGGAGATGGTCATGATTGTGCCTGAGTTGAGTAAATCAATAAAACAAATGAGTAATGGACATTAACATGTCTGGCATAATGAAGTTGAGACCCACCGTCGTTGAGAATGGCGATGACCAGGATCATAAACGGCGAGAAATCGAACTTCCAAATCAGCGCGATCAGCATAAACCCTAGCTGCAGTTCAGTTCCACGGCACAAAACGAATTAAATCAAGTCCATGTACATACCTACCAGTATAAGAGCGGTTAATAAATTCAGAATAATTTGACTTACCACTATACGGATGGTGATGGACACCGCGTAAATCTAGGACATTAACAACAAGGGCACAAGGAACAGTCAGAGTTATTTGAACAAAATActagtagtgtcaaaaacgctcttacattatgggacggagggagtactgtagaATGTTAGTGAGTTTTGGGAGAATGCTCACGGTGTagttcttcatcctctggaagatgGCACGGCTAGTCAGCACGGCGCTGATGATGACGCTGAGCCCCGGTTCGGTGAGCACGATGTCCGATGCGCTCCTGGCGGCGTCGGTGGCGTCGGCCACCGCAATGCCAATGTCGGCCTTCTTCAGAGCTGGCGCGTCGTTCACGCCATCGCCGGTCATCCCGCAGATGTGCTTCATCTGCTGCAGCTTCTTGACGATCTCGTACTTGTGCTCGGGGAAAACACCGGCGAACCCATCGGCCTTCTCGATGAGCTCGTCAACGGGGAGCGACACGATGGACTCGTCGACGCTCTGGCCGAGAAGGGCGGATGAGGGGTACATGTTGGTGCCCATGCCGAGCCTCCTGCCCGTCTCCTTGGCGATGGCCAGCTGGTCGCCGGTGATCATCTTGACGTTGACGCCGAGATTGAGCGCCTGCTTGATCGTCTCGGCGCTGTCGTGCCTGGGCGGGTCGAGGAGCGGCAGAAGGCCGACGAACTCCCATGGCCCCCCGGAGCTGTCCTTGCTCTTCTCCGGCACCTCCTGCCTGGCTACCGCGAGGGACCGGAGGCCGCGCTCGGCGTACTTGTCGATGATGGCGTGCGCCTTGTTCTTGACATCGTCTCTGCAGTTGCACAGTTCCAAGATCTGCTCGGGAGCACCCTTGCTGACACGGTGCCACGTGCCGTCGGCGACGTCTTGGTAGGTGAGCGCGGTTCGCTTGTCGACGGGGTTGAAGGGGAGGAAGTGCATCTCCAGGATGCCAGCCCTGGCCTCCTTTGGGTCGGCGAGCATGCCGACCATGGCAGCGTCGATGGCATCCTGGTTCTCCACTCTGGATGCCATGGCGGCGAAAAGCAAGACCTCGTCCTTGGCGACGCCAACGGCGAACACCTCGATGAGGTTGCGGTCGACGCTGAGCTTGTTGAGGGTGAGCGTGCCCGTCTTGTCGCTGCAGAGCACGTCCATGCCGGCCATCTCCTCGATGGCCGTCATGCGCTTAGTGATGGCGCCCTGCTTCGACAGCCGGTGGGAGCCGATAGCCATGGTGACCGACAGCACAGTGGGCATCGCGATCGGGATGCCGCCGATGAGGAGCACGAGAAGGTTGTCGATGCCGTCGCGGTACCGGCGGTGCTGGATGAAGTACATGACGATGATCTCGACGATCATGCCGATGGCGATGGCGCCGATGCAGAAGTTGCCGATGGCGCGGAGCACCTTCTGGAAGTGGCCGACCTGGTTGGTGCTGTCGACGAGGTGCGCCGCCTTGCCGAAGAAGGTGTGCACGCCGGTGGCGATGACGACGGCCTCGATCTCGCCCTGCTTGCACGTGGAGCCCGAGTAGACGCTGTCGCCGGGGTTCTTGGTGACGGGCAGCGACTCGCCCGTGAGCGCCGACTGGTCGATCTTGAGCGGGTCTCCCTCGAGCAGGAGGCGCGCGTCGGCCGGGACaatgtcgccgagcttgatgctgATGATGTCGCCGGGCACGAGGATGGAGGCGTCCTGCTCGCTCCACCTGCCGTCGCGGAGCACCTTGGTCTTGGGGGCGAGGTTGGCCATGAGCGCCTTGGCCGAGCTGCCGGCGTTGCTCTCCTCGATGTAAGAGATGGTTGAGTTGAGCAGGAGCAGCGCGATGATGCCGACGAAGTCCTGCCAGTCCGGTGGCCTGCCGCCGCCGTTGGCCAGCGCGATGGCCATGATGGCCGCCACCTCCATCACCCACGACAGCGGGTTCCACATGAACCCCAGGAATTTGAGGATCTCGCTCTCCTGCGCACGCCATTGCCGTTAGAAACTTGCACGACGCAATCTATCTAGAAATCCTAACGAAGATGGTATAAATTTCAGCAACGAAATCAAGAACTAATTCGCTTCAAACAATATCCATCTAAGAAGTAATGAATTACACCGAACCTTTTTCTCTTCGAGTTTGTTGGGGCCGAAGACGGCGATGCGGTCCTGGCCATCCTTGGAGGTGAGGCCTGCCGGGCTGCACTGGAGGTTCTCGAACACCTCCTCCACAGGGATGTTCTCCTGCAATGCACGCACAGATTAGCCAAGAAAACGACTGGATTCGCATGCACTAACTGAATTTCATCTTCGGATAGAGACGGCTAATCAATGGCGCTGATAAGAGATTAGATGGGAAAAAGCGCGAGGTGGTTGTAGATCacaaaaagtgcaaaaaaagaggGAGAGAAACAAAGACGATCGGTGTGGTGCCGCTCAACTCGCCCGTGAAGCCAACAATAAAAGCACAGCCAGATCGATGCATCTTGGGTTACATGAACGATCCGTGAAGTGATAATGGCATAGAACAAGATTGGATCTACGCTTACATCTTCTCCATTTTAATTATCATTAGTAGGTTTAGAATTATCATTTAGCAGGTTTTCCTAAT
This DNA window, taken from Triticum aestivum cultivar Chinese Spring chromosome 1D, IWGSC CS RefSeq v2.1, whole genome shotgun sequence, encodes the following:
- the LOC123182012 gene encoding plasma membrane ATPase, producing MAAAAAEGLERIKNEAVDLENIPVEEVFENLQCSPAGLTSKDGQDRIAVFGPNKLEEKKESEILKFLGFMWNPLSWVMEVAAIMAIALANGGGRPPDWQDFVGIIALLLLNSTISYIEESNAGSSAKALMANLAPKTKVLRDGRWSEQDASILVPGDIISIKLGDIVPADARLLLEGDPLKIDQSALTGESLPVTKNPGDSVYSGSTCKQGEIEAVVIATGVHTFFGKAAHLVDSTNQVGHFQKVLRAIGNFCIGAIAIGMIVEIIVMYFIQHRRYRDGIDNLLVLLIGGIPIAMPTVLSVTMAIGSHRLSKQGAITKRMTAIEEMAGMDVLCSDKTGTLTLNKLSVDRNLIEVFAVGVAKDEVLLFAAMASRVENQDAIDAAMVGMLADPKEARAGILEMHFLPFNPVDKRTALTYQDVADGTWHRVSKGAPEQILELCNCRDDVKNKAHAIIDKYAERGLRSLAVARQEVPEKSKDSSGGPWEFVGLLPLLDPPRHDSAETIKQALNLGVNVKMITGDQLAIAKETGRRLGMGTNMYPSSALLGQSVDESIVSLPVDELIEKADGFAGVFPEHKYEIVKKLQQMKHICGMTGDGVNDAPALKKADIGIAVADATDAARSASDIVLTEPGLSVIISAVLTSRAIFQRMKNYTIYAVSITIRIVLGFMLIALIWKFDFSPFMILVIAILNDGTIMTISKDRVKPSPHPDSWKLPEIFITGIVYGAYLAVTTVVFFFAMTSTDFFSEKFHVHSLRGNKDAMMSALYLQVSIISQALIFVTRSRRWCFQERPGLWLCFAFVVAQIIATVIAVYCNLPFAHIRGIGWGWAGVIWLYSIITFIPLDLFKFAIGYALSGKAWDTLFENKIAFTNKKDYGKEKRELQWATAQRTLHGLPTADPDSTPQERSNYGELSEIAEQAKRRAEMARLRELSTLKGRVESAVRLKGLDMETVDNHHYTV